A region of Antedon mediterranea chromosome 8, ecAntMedi1.1, whole genome shotgun sequence DNA encodes the following proteins:
- the LOC140057106 gene encoding copine-3-like: protein MAVPAMQQNLATKVELHIECKNLLNKDALSLSDPIVVIFDMDNNTEVGRTERLSNTLNPKFGKAIFVDYKFEEVQKLKFMVYDLDNDTASFSDDDFLGSMECTLGQIVSAKIYSTTMSNTGKSSIMIKADEVAENNDAVILSFRATHLDKKDVVGKSDPFLEFFKESTNADEWYKVHTTEVVKNTLKPTWKPFSIPVMDLCSGNLDKRIKVLCFDHDEASAPDLIGEFYSTARQMIETDNRQVEWECINPKKKAKKKSYKNSGTIFLTESRVKRQYTFLDYIFGGIQINFTAAIDFTGSNGDPREPTSLHYISETTPNEYIKAIMAVGQVIQDYDTDKLFPALGFGAKIPPNNEVSHEFAINFNPSNPFCAGVMGIVSAYQNCVRQVQLWGPTNVSPVINHVARFAETAKQNPTPNVQQYFVLLVLTDGVITDMYETRKAIVKASHLPMSIIIIGVGEADFSDMQKLDGDDGILKSPSGEPAVRDIVQFVPFRDFKNSSPAALTKCVLAEVPKQLSQYFDMQEMPPLNRKF from the exons aTGGCAGTTCCTGCAATGCAGCAGAATCTTGCAACAAAGGTTGAACTACACATTGAGTGCAAAAACCTACTGAATAAAGATGCCTTATCTTTGTCAGACCCTATAGTTGTTATTTTTGACATGGATAATAATACTGAG GTTGGTAGAACTGAGAGATTATCAAATACTCTAAATCCAAAATTTGGAAAGGCCATCTTTGTTGATTACAAATTTGAAGAAGTACAGAAGTTGAAATTTATGGTGTACGATCTAGATAATGATACAGCTTCATTCAGCGATGATGATTTTCTTGGTTCCATGGAATGTACTCTGGGTCAG ATTGTTTCTgctaaaatatacagtactactatgtCAAATACAGGCAAAAGTTCTATTATG ATAAAAGCAGATGAGGTAGCTGAGAACAATGATGCTGTTATTCTTTCATTCAGAGCAACTCATTTAGACAAGAAG GATGTTGTCGGTAAATCAGACCCTTTCTtagaattttttaaagaaagtacTAATGCGGATGAGTGGTATAAAGTTCACACAACTGAG GTtgtaaaaaacacattaaagccAACATGGAAACCATTTAGCATTCCTGTCATGGACCTGTGTAGTGGAAACCTTGACAAACGAATAAAG GTTTTATGTTTCGATCATGATGAAGCAAGTGCACCAGATCTTATTGGTGAATTCTACTCTACAGCTCGACAAATGATTGAAACTGATAATCGTCAG GTTGAATGGGAATGCATCAATCCGAAGAAAAAAGCAAAGAAGAAAAGCTATAAAAATTCAGGAACCATATTTTTGACTGAATCAAGG GTCAAGCGCCAATACACATTTTTAGATTATATATTTGGAGGCATACAGATCAACTTCACA GCAGCAATAGATTTCACAGGATCCAATGGTGACCCAAGGGAGCCCACATCTTTGCATTATATTAGTGAAACAACTCCTAATGAATATATCAAAGCTATAATGGCTGTTGGACAAGTCATCCAAGATTATGACAC AGATAAATTGTTTCCAGCTTTAGGGTTTGGAGCCAAAATTCCACCAAATAATGAAGTGTCTCATGAATTTGCAATCAACTTCAATCCCAGTAATCCCTTCTGTGCAG gTGTGATGGGTATAGTATCTGCTTACCAGAATTGTGTTCGTCAAGTGCAGCTTTGGGGACCAACTAATGTATCTCCGGTCATCAATCATGTTGCACGGTTTGCTGAAACTGCTAAGCAAAATCCCACACCAAATGTACAG caatattttgtattgttgGTACTTACTGATGGAGTAATTACGGACATGTACGAGACACGCAAAGCCATTGTAAAAGCCTCGCATCTTCCAATGTCTATAATCATAATAGGAGTTGGTGAAGCAGATTTTAGTGATATGCAGAAGTTGGATGGAGATGATGGAATCCTCAAGTCACCATCTGGAGAGCCAGCTGTTAGAGACATTGTTCAGTTTGTACCGTTTcgtgattttaaaaat tCAAGCCCTGCAGCATTGACCAAATGTGTTCTTGCAGAGGTACCAAAGCAATTGTCACAGTATTTTGACATGCAGGAAATGCCACCATTGAATCGCAAATTCTAA
- the LOC140057107 gene encoding peroxisomal coenzyme A diphosphatase NUDT7-like isoform X1, with the protein MSWIRKQIMPCKEIILGRLATTYNNEVVSSEPKPANNYLKRAAVLIPLFLKNGEVYVLLTVRAKNMRSYGGDVAFPGGMRDKCDEDDVDTATREAWEEIGLPKHDIEIISQGPVFITKTNIMVIPVIGFIPNNFKPNLNVDEVEDSFCVPLLDFLKTDKHCHRIIDRYHLHEFTHNIRNKTYKTWGLTAAICINIATVVFNQKPDFYFKSKL; encoded by the exons ATGTCATGGATTAGAAAACAG attATGCCTTGCAAAGAAATAATACTTGGGCGTCTTGCAACAACATATAATAATGAGGTGGTATCATCGGAACCTAAACCAGCGAACAATTACTTAAAAAGGGCTGCTGTACTCATTCcactttttttgaaaaatggtgAAGTTTATGTTTTGCTTACTGTACGTGCAAAAAATATGAGAAGTTATGGAGGTGATGTTGCTTTTCCTGGTGGTATGCGTGATAAATGCGATGAAGATGATGTTGATACTGCTACAAGAGAAGCATGGGAAGAAATCGGATTGCCAAAACATGACATTGAAATAATTTCACAAGGACcagtatttattacaaaaacaaacatcatGGTTATACCAGTTATTGGATTTATTCCAAATAATTTCAAACCTAATTTAAATGTTGATGAAGTTGAAGATAGCTTTTGTGTACCACTACTAGATTTCCTTAAAACTGATAAACATTGCCATAGAATTATAGATAGATATCATTTACATGAGTTTACTCACAATATTAGaaacaaaacatacaaaacatGGGGGTTGACTGCAGCGATATGTATCAATATTGCTACAGTTGTCTTTAATCAGAAaccagatttttattttaaatcaaaattgtaa
- the LOC140057107 gene encoding peroxisomal coenzyme A diphosphatase NUDT7-like isoform X2, whose product MPCKEIILGRLATTYNNEVVSSEPKPANNYLKRAAVLIPLFLKNGEVYVLLTVRAKNMRSYGGDVAFPGGMRDKCDEDDVDTATREAWEEIGLPKHDIEIISQGPVFITKTNIMVIPVIGFIPNNFKPNLNVDEVEDSFCVPLLDFLKTDKHCHRIIDRYHLHEFTHNIRNKTYKTWGLTAAICINIATVVFNQKPDFYFKSKL is encoded by the coding sequence ATGCCTTGCAAAGAAATAATACTTGGGCGTCTTGCAACAACATATAATAATGAGGTGGTATCATCGGAACCTAAACCAGCGAACAATTACTTAAAAAGGGCTGCTGTACTCATTCcactttttttgaaaaatggtgAAGTTTATGTTTTGCTTACTGTACGTGCAAAAAATATGAGAAGTTATGGAGGTGATGTTGCTTTTCCTGGTGGTATGCGTGATAAATGCGATGAAGATGATGTTGATACTGCTACAAGAGAAGCATGGGAAGAAATCGGATTGCCAAAACATGACATTGAAATAATTTCACAAGGACcagtatttattacaaaaacaaacatcatGGTTATACCAGTTATTGGATTTATTCCAAATAATTTCAAACCTAATTTAAATGTTGATGAAGTTGAAGATAGCTTTTGTGTACCACTACTAGATTTCCTTAAAACTGATAAACATTGCCATAGAATTATAGATAGATATCATTTACATGAGTTTACTCACAATATTAGaaacaaaacatacaaaacatGGGGGTTGACTGCAGCGATATGTATCAATATTGCTACAGTTGTCTTTAATCAGAAaccagatttttattttaaatcaaaattgtaa